The Pelodiscus sinensis isolate JC-2024 chromosome 10, ASM4963464v1, whole genome shotgun sequence genome has a segment encoding these proteins:
- the WDR53 gene encoding WD repeat-containing protein 53 isoform X1 — translation MGAHARPRVGGTERRDGMTSSCRAGTGGGRDAECLVRLETPRRIMAVKWRDGHSSSVLCLNVNKDGLVASGAERGELSMWNEEGIHLEQIQLPRADDVTCVVFSPTCPSRLYTSHGETISVLDVRFLKGPAECFHLNEEEINCLSVNETDSVLAAADDSGAIKIVDLENKKVSRSLRRHSNICSSVAFRPQRPQSLVSCGLDMKVMLWNLQKARPLWTTTLQETEAEEVGQQSAGQFFNPPLAHSLSVAACGNVFSCGAEDGKIRIFRVTGVKFEQELGFKAHTLGVSQVLFLPDVYWLLSGGNDGRVLLWDVGSEAGKQLKSPVKSIHRRKARTSASPKRGGEPNTMVTNEHARVLPKLSIEHGEKVNWISCTAIKGLRRVLVADQSSCISVYPLNAT, via the exons ATGGGAGCGCATGCGCGGCCGCGGGTGGGGGGAACCGAGCGGCGCGATGGGATGACGTCATCGTGCCGCGCCGGAACAGGCGGCGGGAGGGACGCGGAGTGCTTGGTGCGGTTGGAG ACTCCCCGAAGAATCATGGCAGTCAAGTGGCGGGATGGACATTCCTCTTCTGTACTGTGCTTGAATGTAAACAAAGACGGTCTGGTGGCTTCTGGAGCAGAGAGAGGAGAACTCTCAATGTGGAACGAGGAAGGGATTCATTTAGAACAGATACAGCTCCCAAGGGCAGATGATGTCACCTGTGTTGTGTTctctcccacctgccccagcagGCTGTACACCTCCCACGGCGAAACCATTAGCGTGCTGGATGTCAGattccttaaagggccagctgaaTGCTTCCATCTGAATGAGGAAGAGATCAATTGCCTCTCAGTGAATGAGACTGACAGTGTCCTGGCTGCTGCAGATGACTCTGGGGCGATAAAAATTGTGGACTTGGAAAATAAGAAAGTCAGCCGGTCCTTGAGGAGGCATTCAAACATCTGCTCCTCTGTTGCCTTTCGGCCTCAGCGCCCTCAAAGCCTTGTGTCTTGTGGACTGGACATGAAG GTTATGTTGTGGAACCTGCAGAAAGCTCGCCCACTGTGGACCACGACCCTGCAGGAGACCGAAGCAGAGGAAGTGGGACAACAATCAGCTGGCCAGTTCTTTAACCCTCCCCTCGCCCATTCTCTGTCTGTTGCAGCATGCGGTAATGTCTTTAGTTGTGGAGCTGAAGATGGTAAAATCAGGATCTTCCGAGTAACAGGGGTCAAGTTTGAACAGGAGCTGGGGTTTAAGGCTCACACGCTGGGCGTGTCTCAGGTCCTCTTTTTGCCAGATGTATATTGGCTGCTTTCTGGAGGAAATGATGGAAGGGTGTTACTGTGGGATGTCGGCAGTGAAGCCGGGAAGCAATTGAAGAGTCCTGTGAAATCCATCCACCGGAGGAAGGCCAGAACATCAGCTTCCCCCAAGAGAGGTGGAGAGCCCAACACCATGGTTACAAATGAACATGCCCGAGTTTTACCAAAACTAAGCATAGAACATGGAGAGAAGGTGAACTGGATTTCATGCACAGCGATCAAAGGCTTGAGGAGGGTATTAGTTGCGGACCAGAGCAGCTGTATATCTGTATACCCTCTGAATGCGACCTAG
- the WDR53 gene encoding WD repeat-containing protein 53 isoform X2, whose product MAVKWRDGHSSSVLCLNVNKDGLVASGAERGELSMWNEEGIHLEQIQLPRADDVTCVVFSPTCPSRLYTSHGETISVLDVRFLKGPAECFHLNEEEINCLSVNETDSVLAAADDSGAIKIVDLENKKVSRSLRRHSNICSSVAFRPQRPQSLVSCGLDMKVMLWNLQKARPLWTTTLQETEAEEVGQQSAGQFFNPPLAHSLSVAACGNVFSCGAEDGKIRIFRVTGVKFEQELGFKAHTLGVSQVLFLPDVYWLLSGGNDGRVLLWDVGSEAGKQLKSPVKSIHRRKARTSASPKRGGEPNTMVTNEHARVLPKLSIEHGEKVNWISCTAIKGLRRVLVADQSSCISVYPLNAT is encoded by the exons ATGGCAGTCAAGTGGCGGGATGGACATTCCTCTTCTGTACTGTGCTTGAATGTAAACAAAGACGGTCTGGTGGCTTCTGGAGCAGAGAGAGGAGAACTCTCAATGTGGAACGAGGAAGGGATTCATTTAGAACAGATACAGCTCCCAAGGGCAGATGATGTCACCTGTGTTGTGTTctctcccacctgccccagcagGCTGTACACCTCCCACGGCGAAACCATTAGCGTGCTGGATGTCAGattccttaaagggccagctgaaTGCTTCCATCTGAATGAGGAAGAGATCAATTGCCTCTCAGTGAATGAGACTGACAGTGTCCTGGCTGCTGCAGATGACTCTGGGGCGATAAAAATTGTGGACTTGGAAAATAAGAAAGTCAGCCGGTCCTTGAGGAGGCATTCAAACATCTGCTCCTCTGTTGCCTTTCGGCCTCAGCGCCCTCAAAGCCTTGTGTCTTGTGGACTGGACATGAAG GTTATGTTGTGGAACCTGCAGAAAGCTCGCCCACTGTGGACCACGACCCTGCAGGAGACCGAAGCAGAGGAAGTGGGACAACAATCAGCTGGCCAGTTCTTTAACCCTCCCCTCGCCCATTCTCTGTCTGTTGCAGCATGCGGTAATGTCTTTAGTTGTGGAGCTGAAGATGGTAAAATCAGGATCTTCCGAGTAACAGGGGTCAAGTTTGAACAGGAGCTGGGGTTTAAGGCTCACACGCTGGGCGTGTCTCAGGTCCTCTTTTTGCCAGATGTATATTGGCTGCTTTCTGGAGGAAATGATGGAAGGGTGTTACTGTGGGATGTCGGCAGTGAAGCCGGGAAGCAATTGAAGAGTCCTGTGAAATCCATCCACCGGAGGAAGGCCAGAACATCAGCTTCCCCCAAGAGAGGTGGAGAGCCCAACACCATGGTTACAAATGAACATGCCCGAGTTTTACCAAAACTAAGCATAGAACATGGAGAGAAGGTGAACTGGATTTCATGCACAGCGATCAAAGGCTTGAGGAGGGTATTAGTTGCGGACCAGAGCAGCTGTATATCTGTATACCCTCTGAATGCGACCTAG
- the FBXO45 gene encoding F-box/SPRY domain-containing protein 1 isoform X2 produces MAAGGAGWRLPGRVLELVFSYLELRELRSCALVCRLWHRVLHGDENSEVWRSLAARSLAEEALRTDLLCNVPSYKGKVRAFQHAFSTNDCSRNVYIKKNGFTLHRNPIAQSTDGARTKIGFSEGRHAWEVWWEGPLGTVAVIGIATKRAPMQCQGYVALLGSDDQSWGWNLVDNNLLHNGEVNGSFPQCNNAPKYQLTSYTAGPRVTNEIRTYKPHGCTSVNIILLTNRSSYDLVFDR; encoded by the exons ATggcggcgggcggggcgggctggCGGCTGCCCGGGCGCGTGCTCGAGCTGGTCTTCTCCTACCTGGAGCTGCGCGAGCTGCGGAGCTGCGCCCTCGTGTGCCGCCTGTGGCACCGCGTCCTGCACGGCGACGAGAACAGCGAGGTGTGGCGCAGCCTGGCCGCGCGCAGCCTGGCCGAGGAGGCGCTGCGCACCGACCTCCTCTGCAACGTGCCCAGCTACAAGGGCAAG GTACGGGCCTTTCAACATGCCTTCAGCACCAATGACTGCTCCAGGAATGTGTACATCAAGAAGAATGGATTCACGTTGCACCGGAACCCTATTGCTCAGAGCACAGATGGGGCAAGGACGAAGATTGGTTTCAGCGAGGGTCGTCATGCCTGGGAAGTTTGGTGGGAGGGCCCTCTTGGCACGGTCGCTGTAATTGGAATTGCCACAAAACGGGCTCCCATGCAGTGCCAAGGCTATGTAGCGCTTCTGGGCAGCGATGACCAGAGTTGGGGATGGAATCTGGTGGACAATAATTTGCTACATAATGGAGAAGTAAATGGGAGCTTCCCACAGTGCAATAATGCACCAAAATATCAG CtaacctcctatacagccggtccccgagttacaaacgaaatccgcacttacaaacCGCACGGCTGTACGTCAGTGAATATAATCCtacttacgaacagatcgagttacgaccttgtgtttg